Proteins encoded together in one Caldicellulosiruptor saccharolyticus DSM 8903 window:
- a CDS encoding GldG family protein translates to MVKLDLKSIKSSFKTRKFKYGGYAAMLTASVIAILIVLNLLVGQIPAKLDLTHNRLYSLSKPTIDLLKNLKKDVTIYALFPTGNENPVISEFIQKYAEKSSHVKIKYIDPYKNPGFVKKYDTSGSGIDEGSLIVESGTKFRVINRYDMVDYSYNEQTGESNVTGLTIEQKLTPAILYVTSDKSPVLYELKGHGEDTLVGLGISSEIEAANFEIKDLNLLTEKSVPQDASAVVVISPKTDISDIELKKLKDYINSGGRVLFLMDLLKDELKNFNSLFESLGVRLEHGVVMEGDNNYNAGNPVWILPKLESHDIVNPIDLNNMYMLLPSAQPIVETKFKKRTITIEKLLTTTSNSWLRKDLKSTSLSKEKGDISGPFTLAVAITDKADALNTKLRPRDAKVVIVGNAMFLNAQFSKNVPGNLNFVVNSLNWLQDKKETLQIQPKDLTTFRLNISTTQAMVWAAITVVGIPIAILVLGLTVWLRRRHL, encoded by the coding sequence ATGGTGAAGCTTGATTTAAAAAGTATAAAAAGCTCATTTAAGACAAGAAAGTTCAAATATGGCGGATACGCTGCTATGCTGACTGCATCTGTAATCGCTATTCTGATAGTTCTAAACCTTTTAGTAGGTCAAATTCCAGCAAAGCTTGACCTTACACATAACAGACTGTACTCACTTTCAAAGCCCACGATTGACCTTTTGAAAAATCTAAAAAAAGATGTGACAATTTATGCTCTTTTCCCGACCGGAAATGAAAACCCTGTGATTTCTGAGTTTATCCAGAAATATGCTGAAAAATCCTCGCATGTAAAAATCAAATACATAGACCCTTATAAAAACCCAGGTTTCGTTAAAAAATATGACACAAGTGGTTCAGGAATTGATGAAGGTTCGCTTATTGTTGAAAGCGGCACTAAATTCAGAGTAATAAACAGATACGATATGGTTGACTATTCATACAATGAGCAGACAGGTGAATCAAACGTAACTGGTCTTACAATTGAACAAAAACTGACACCTGCCATCTTGTATGTTACATCTGACAAAAGCCCTGTTTTGTATGAACTAAAAGGTCATGGAGAGGACACACTTGTTGGGCTTGGCATTTCAAGCGAGATTGAAGCTGCAAATTTTGAAATAAAGGATTTAAATCTTCTTACTGAAAAAAGTGTTCCGCAGGATGCATCGGCTGTTGTAGTTATCTCACCTAAGACTGATATATCTGACATAGAGTTAAAGAAACTAAAGGATTATATAAATAGTGGTGGAAGAGTTCTATTTTTGATGGACCTTCTCAAAGATGAACTCAAAAACTTTAACAGCCTTTTTGAAAGCTTAGGAGTAAGGCTTGAACATGGTGTTGTTATGGAAGGAGATAACAACTACAATGCAGGCAATCCAGTATGGATATTGCCAAAGCTTGAATCACATGACATTGTAAACCCAATAGATTTAAACAATATGTATATGCTCTTACCAAGTGCTCAACCAATTGTTGAGACAAAATTTAAAAAAAGAACAATTACTATTGAAAAACTTCTTACAACAACTTCAAATTCGTGGCTCAGAAAGGACTTAAAATCAACATCGCTTAGCAAAGAAAAAGGTGATATTAGCGGACCATTTACCTTAGCTGTTGCAATTACAGATAAAGCTGATGCTCTCAATACCAAGCTCAGACCAAGAGATGCAAAGGTCGTGATAGTTGGCAATGCAATGTTTTTAAATGCTCAGTTTTCTAAAAACGTCCCTGGAAACTTGAACTTTGTGGTAAATAGTCTTAACTGGCTACAGGATAAAAAAGAAACCCTGCAAATCCAACCAAAAGACCTTACAACTTTCAGGCTCAATATTAGTACAACACAGGCTATGGTCTGGGCAGCAATAACTGTTGTTGGAATACCAATTGCTATTCTGGTATTAGGTTTAACTGTATGGCTGAGGAGGAGACATCTATGA
- a CDS encoding ABC transporter permease yields the protein MSAVLKKELKIYFSTPTGYIFMGFFLLISGFFFAVSNLFPASPNYTSVLGNITFIFLVVVPVLTMRLLSEEARTKTDQLLLTSPLKLTEIVLGKYLAAVTVFVITIAVTVLYPIILSFYGDIPVAETLGAYIGFFLLGCSFISIGLFISSLTDNQFIAAVVTFSALLLTWVIDWLESALPTDRVAGFVFVLILVGLVCAWIYLTIRNVIISVSAAAIGAGAFVAVYILKPEFYDNAIVRFFKWFSLLSRYQKFTNGLLDLSSIVYYLSFIFVFIFLTIRVLEKRRWS from the coding sequence ATGAGTGCAGTGTTGAAAAAAGAGTTAAAAATATATTTCTCAACACCGACAGGATACATATTCATGGGATTTTTCCTTTTGATTTCAGGATTTTTCTTTGCAGTGTCAAACCTGTTTCCAGCAAGCCCGAACTATACATCAGTGCTTGGTAACATAACGTTTATATTCTTAGTTGTTGTGCCAGTGCTTACAATGAGACTATTAAGTGAAGAAGCAAGAACAAAGACAGACCAGCTTCTTTTAACATCGCCATTAAAACTTACTGAGATTGTGCTTGGTAAGTATTTGGCTGCTGTTACTGTTTTTGTGATCACCATTGCAGTTACAGTATTGTATCCCATAATACTTTCTTTTTACGGTGACATTCCCGTTGCAGAAACCTTGGGTGCATATATAGGATTTTTCCTTCTTGGCTGTTCATTTATCTCAATAGGTCTTTTTATATCATCACTGACAGATAATCAGTTCATCGCAGCTGTTGTGACATTTTCTGCCCTGCTTTTGACATGGGTTATAGACTGGCTGGAAAGTGCTCTTCCAACAGATAGAGTTGCAGGATTTGTATTTGTTCTAATCCTTGTAGGACTGGTTTGCGCGTGGATTTACCTCACAATAAGAAATGTAATTATTAGTGTATCTGCAGCAGCTATAGGAGCGGGAGCATTTGTTGCAGTATACATTTTAAAACCAGAGTTTTATGACAATGCTATAGTTAGATTCTTCAAATGGTTCTCACTCCTGAGCAGATATCAAAAATTTACAAATGGTCTTTTGGACTTGTCGTCCATAGTTTATTATCTATCTTTTATATTTGTGTTCATATTCCTCACAATAAGAGTGCTTGAAAAAAGAAGATGGAGCTAA
- a CDS encoding ABC transporter ATP-binding protein gives MIKVEHLTKKYGQHYAIHDISFEVQKGEIVGFLGPNGAGKSTTMNIITGYLSPTEGTAYVDGFDILEEPEEVKKRIGYLPENPPLYMDMTVQEYLDFVSDIKKVDKKEKKRSMDKIMETVGIAHVRNRLIKNLSKGYKQRVGLAQALIGNPPVLILDEPTIGLDPKQIIEIRSVIKNLRSEHTIILSSHILPEVSAVCERVLIINKGKIVASDTPENLSKRLTHGSKLQIRVLGQRQKVYGILEKVPGVKYIEFIGPKEPNTVEVIVESENDVDIRADIFYALSEAKLPILMMRAVDLTLEEIFLQLTTEEKEAEAV, from the coding sequence TTGATAAAGGTTGAACACTTAACCAAAAAGTATGGTCAGCACTATGCAATTCACGACATCTCATTTGAAGTGCAAAAGGGGGAAATTGTTGGTTTTCTGGGTCCAAACGGTGCTGGAAAATCTACCACCATGAATATCATAACAGGGTATTTATCGCCTACAGAAGGAACAGCCTACGTTGACGGATTTGACATCTTAGAAGAGCCCGAAGAAGTGAAAAAAAGAATTGGATACCTGCCTGAAAACCCACCGCTTTATATGGACATGACTGTGCAAGAATACCTTGATTTTGTGAGCGACATTAAAAAGGTAGACAAAAAAGAGAAAAAAAGAAGCATGGACAAGATAATGGAAACTGTTGGCATTGCCCATGTGAGAAACAGGCTCATAAAAAATCTTTCAAAAGGTTACAAGCAAAGAGTTGGACTTGCCCAGGCTTTAATTGGCAACCCTCCTGTTTTGATTTTGGACGAGCCAACAATCGGACTTGACCCAAAGCAGATAATTGAAATAAGGTCTGTTATAAAGAATCTTCGAAGTGAACATACAATAATCTTGAGCTCACATATCCTGCCAGAGGTAAGCGCAGTGTGTGAAAGAGTTCTTATAATCAACAAAGGAAAGATAGTTGCAAGTGACACGCCTGAAAATCTATCTAAAAGACTTACCCACGGAAGCAAACTTCAGATAAGAGTATTAGGTCAAAGGCAAAAGGTTTATGGAATACTTGAAAAGGTGCCAGGAGTAAAATACATAGAATTTATCGGTCCAAAAGAACCAAACACCGTTGAGGTCATTGTTGAATCAGAAAACGATGTAGATATAAGGGCAGATATATTCTATGCACTGAGCGAGGCAAAACTTCCTATTCTGATGATGAGAGCGGTTGACCTAACGCTTGAGGAGATATTCCTGCAGCTTACAACTGAGGAGAAGGAGGCTGAAGCTGTATGA
- a CDS encoding DUF5798 family protein, producing MSDREILELILQKVETLDQKIDRLEARLDRLEVKVESLEKKVESLEKRVESLEKRVESLERRVENLEKRVDSLEKRVEKLELQVAENTQILKALEHLAQVNKAEHDNFTHQLARMEGLLNSVISNNSKEHQALFKQTEENTQKIVKLEKDMTIIESVCGKNMQDIAFLKGVKI from the coding sequence ATGAGTGATAGAGAAATCTTAGAGCTTATCTTACAAAAGGTTGAAACCTTAGACCAAAAGATTGACAGGCTTGAGGCAAGGCTTGACAGACTTGAAGTGAAAGTCGAAAGCCTTGAAAAGAAAGTTGAAAGCCTTGAAAAGAGAGTCGAAAGTCTTGAAAAAAGAGTCGAAAGCCTTGAAAGGAGAGTTGAAAACCTTGAAAAGAGAGTTGATAGTCTCGAAAAGAGAGTTGAAAAATTAGAACTTCAAGTTGCAGAAAATACTCAAATCTTAAAAGCATTAGAACATTTAGCACAGGTAAACAAAGCTGAACACGACAACTTTACTCACCAGCTCGCAAGGATGGAAGGTTTGTTAAACTCTGTAATTTCAAATAACAGTAAAGAACACCAAGCTCTATTTAAACAAACTGAAGAGAATACTCAAAAAATTGTAAAACTCGAAAAGGATATGACAATTATTGAATCTGTATGTGGGAAGAATATGCAAGACATCGCATTTTTAAAGGGTGTGAAAATTTAG
- a CDS encoding sodium:calcium antiporter: MVIPYVIKLIFSLFIILFGCTFFTNAVEWFGKRMNLGQGAVGSILAAVGTALPETIIPIIAILFAKGESSHDVGIGAIAGAPFMLGTLAFFITGLAVIVYTLFRKRTLKMNVDLSVFERDLTYFLIVYGIAVLTTFIHNHKVIRKIIAIGLFVAYLIYVKKTLADESEDTEREELEELYFTRFLKLPNNLLWILSQLLLSLVLIIYGAHLFVEYVQKVAMMIGVPALILSIIITPIATELPEKLNSIIWIGKKKDTLALGNITGAMVFQSSVPVVFGIIFTPWNLKGITMVSAILAFMSALLNLIWVKIKKSVNPFALLFGGVLYLIFLGYIFL; encoded by the coding sequence GTGGTAATACCATATGTTATAAAGCTGATTTTCTCTTTGTTTATAATACTTTTTGGTTGCACTTTTTTCACAAATGCAGTTGAGTGGTTTGGCAAAAGAATGAACTTAGGACAAGGGGCAGTTGGAAGTATCCTGGCAGCGGTTGGAACTGCCCTTCCTGAGACCATAATACCTATTATTGCAATTCTGTTTGCCAAAGGAGAAAGTTCACATGATGTTGGTATTGGAGCAATTGCCGGCGCCCCTTTTATGCTTGGTACTTTGGCCTTTTTCATAACTGGACTTGCTGTAATAGTCTACACTCTTTTTAGAAAAAGAACATTGAAGATGAATGTTGACTTGAGTGTATTTGAGCGTGACCTTACTTATTTTCTCATTGTATATGGAATTGCAGTTTTGACAACATTTATTCACAATCATAAAGTTATAAGAAAAATAATTGCAATTGGATTGTTTGTAGCTTATCTTATATATGTAAAAAAGACACTTGCAGATGAGAGTGAAGACACTGAAAGAGAAGAATTAGAAGAACTTTATTTTACAAGGTTTTTAAAACTTCCAAACAACCTTTTGTGGATACTTTCTCAGCTTCTTCTTTCACTGGTACTTATCATCTATGGTGCGCATTTGTTTGTTGAGTATGTTCAGAAAGTTGCGATGATGATTGGTGTACCTGCACTAATACTTTCTATAATCATTACACCTATTGCAACAGAGCTACCTGAAAAACTAAACTCTATTATCTGGATTGGAAAGAAAAAAGACACTCTTGCACTCGGAAATATCACAGGTGCAATGGTATTTCAATCCTCTGTTCCAGTTGTATTTGGAATAATATTCACACCATGGAATTTAAAAGGTATAACAATGGTTTCAGCTATCTTAGCATTTATGTCCGCACTTCTAAATCTTATATGGGTTAAGATTAAAAAATCTGTAAACCCATTTGCACTTTTGTTTGGTGGGGTTTTATACTTGATCTTCTTAGGATATATCTTTTTATAA
- a CDS encoding calcium-translocating P-type ATPase, SERCA-type, which translates to MNQNISNFHSKDIETILENLKTTLNGLSSEEAEQRLKVYGKNIIEEGKKKSLFVLFLEQFKNVMVLVLIAAAVISILLGEAADAVIIVAVLLINAVFGVAQELKAEKAIDALKKLNMPYAKVYRDGHLMQIRTDEIVVGDIIEIEAGDIVPADLRLIEGVNLKIDESALTGESVPVEKEANNVLDESTPLAERTNMAFMGTIVTYGRGKGVVVATGMKTEIGKIANFVNIQSTIDTKTPLHEKLEEIGKYLTFGILAIAFIVFVTGLLYGRETFEMFLTAVSLAVAAIPEGLPAVVTIVLAIGVQKMAKRNAIIRRLSSIETLGRVEVICSDKTGTLTQNKMNVVKIYCNDNLVENFEHEDNTTKTLLHIMALCNDVKVDLINKHPHFIGDPTEIALVKFAYEKGFNKNAIEKVLKRVYEIPFDSVRKMMTTVHEIRNDEKLFVFSKGAVDVIINKCKFAMVNDEILPLDENIHHKILQANKEMSSNALRVLAFAYKEIDRTQLEDKNAIEDNLIFIGLVGMIDPPRPEAYNAVEVCYQAGITPVMITGDHKDTAVAIAKELKIIDTDNDELSQVLTGSEIEKLDDQQLREKVKEVKVYARVSPEHKLRIVKAWKSHGKIVAMTGDGVNDAPALKAADIGIGMGITGTDVTKNVSDVILADDNFATIVAAVEEGRKIYDNIRKTIQFLLSSNIGEVVTLFFATLLNWVVLYPIHILWVNLVTDTFPALALGMEKAESDVMKRKPKKTQENIFAGGLGFSILYQGFLKGLITLLVFSIGNKLYGHNTAITMTFMLLSLIQLTHAYNVRSNINSLFKMGVFSNKYLNLAFIASFLLQVVVLIVPPLRELFKLTSLNFEQWTIIILASLSIIPIVEVVKYFTRHFHKE; encoded by the coding sequence TTGAACCAAAACATCTCTAATTTTCACTCAAAGGACATAGAAACAATTTTGGAAAACCTCAAAACCACTCTAAATGGACTTTCATCCGAAGAAGCTGAACAAAGGCTTAAAGTGTACGGAAAAAATATAATTGAAGAAGGAAAAAAGAAATCATTATTTGTTCTTTTCTTGGAGCAATTCAAAAACGTGATGGTACTTGTACTCATTGCTGCTGCAGTCATATCAATCCTTCTTGGCGAGGCAGCAGATGCTGTAATTATTGTAGCCGTCCTGCTTATCAACGCAGTCTTTGGAGTCGCGCAAGAGCTGAAAGCTGAAAAAGCAATAGATGCGCTAAAAAAACTTAATATGCCTTATGCCAAAGTCTACAGAGATGGACATTTGATGCAAATCAGAACCGATGAAATAGTAGTTGGAGATATAATTGAGATTGAAGCGGGGGATATTGTCCCTGCAGATTTAAGACTCATCGAAGGTGTTAATCTTAAAATTGATGAGTCAGCTTTAACTGGAGAATCTGTTCCTGTTGAAAAAGAGGCAAACAATGTTCTTGACGAGTCAACTCCTCTTGCAGAAAGGACTAATATGGCTTTCATGGGAACTATTGTAACATATGGTCGAGGAAAAGGTGTGGTTGTTGCAACAGGAATGAAAACAGAGATAGGCAAAATTGCAAACTTTGTGAATATCCAGTCTACAATTGACACCAAAACTCCTCTTCATGAGAAGTTAGAAGAAATTGGTAAATATCTCACATTTGGAATACTGGCAATTGCCTTTATTGTTTTTGTGACAGGACTTCTTTACGGTCGAGAAACGTTTGAAATGTTCTTAACAGCTGTGTCATTGGCTGTTGCTGCAATTCCTGAAGGTCTTCCTGCTGTGGTAACAATTGTCCTTGCAATTGGTGTTCAAAAAATGGCAAAACGAAATGCTATCATAAGAAGACTGTCTTCGATTGAAACCTTAGGAAGAGTAGAAGTTATTTGTTCTGATAAAACAGGGACACTTACTCAAAATAAGATGAATGTTGTAAAAATTTATTGCAATGATAACCTTGTTGAGAACTTTGAACATGAAGATAATACAACAAAGACTTTACTTCACATAATGGCACTTTGCAATGATGTAAAGGTAGACTTGATTAATAAACATCCTCATTTTATTGGTGACCCGACTGAAATTGCTTTGGTAAAATTTGCCTATGAAAAAGGTTTTAACAAGAATGCAATTGAGAAGGTATTAAAGCGAGTTTACGAAATACCTTTTGACTCTGTCAGAAAGATGATGACAACTGTGCATGAAATTAGAAATGATGAGAAACTTTTTGTGTTTTCTAAAGGTGCTGTAGATGTAATAATTAACAAATGCAAGTTTGCAATGGTAAATGATGAAATACTACCTCTTGACGAAAATATCCACCACAAAATTTTGCAGGCAAACAAAGAAATGTCCTCCAATGCCCTTAGAGTTTTAGCTTTTGCATACAAAGAAATTGATAGAACTCAATTAGAGGACAAAAATGCTATTGAAGACAATCTCATCTTCATAGGACTTGTTGGAATGATAGACCCACCACGCCCAGAAGCCTACAATGCAGTTGAGGTATGCTATCAAGCAGGTATCACACCTGTGATGATAACAGGAGACCACAAAGACACAGCTGTAGCAATCGCAAAAGAATTGAAGATAATTGATACAGACAACGACGAACTTTCGCAGGTTTTGACAGGCAGTGAAATTGAAAAATTAGATGATCAGCAATTAAGGGAAAAAGTAAAAGAGGTAAAAGTTTACGCAAGAGTGTCTCCAGAGCACAAATTAAGAATTGTTAAAGCGTGGAAGAGCCATGGTAAAATAGTCGCTATGACAGGTGATGGAGTGAACGATGCACCCGCTTTGAAAGCAGCTGATATTGGAATTGGCATGGGAATAACAGGAACAGATGTAACAAAGAATGTATCTGATGTTATCTTAGCAGATGATAACTTTGCAACAATTGTTGCAGCTGTTGAAGAAGGAAGAAAGATTTATGACAACATACGAAAGACCATTCAATTTTTGCTTTCGTCAAATATTGGAGAAGTTGTAACACTGTTCTTTGCAACACTTTTAAACTGGGTAGTATTATACCCAATTCATATTCTCTGGGTAAACCTTGTGACTGACACTTTCCCAGCTTTAGCACTCGGTATGGAAAAAGCAGAAAGTGACGTAATGAAAAGAAAGCCGAAGAAAACTCAAGAAAATATATTTGCTGGTGGGCTTGGCTTTTCAATTCTGTATCAAGGTTTTTTAAAAGGCTTGATAACATTGCTAGTATTCTCTATTGGAAACAAATTATATGGTCACAACACTGCCATCACCATGACCTTCATGCTACTGAGCCTCATACAACTTACTCATGCATACAATGTGCGTTCAAACATCAATTCGCTATTTAAAATGGGAGTATTTTCTAACAAATACCTAAACCTTGCTTTTATAGCTTCATTCTTGCTTCAGGTTGTAGTGCTAATAGTTCCACCGCTTAGAGAATTATTCAAACTGACCTCTTTAAACTTTGAGCAGTGGACAATCATAATTTTAGCGTCACTTTCTATAATTCCTATTGTGGAAGTAGTAAAATACTTTACACGTCACTTTCATAAAGAATAA
- a CDS encoding IS481-like element ISCsa6 family transposase: MNIISYHELRKISPQKARELVRKVFESNNKNVSKTAKILGVSRHTVRRAVYGPLEDKSKKPKSSPKKLSSELENFIVEESKKTGFRYRRLSFYLLRKYGIKISENTIKSILRRNSVARKTKRTKKGERSLYDYETLIPFSEFQLDTKHLLDKESLPKEVYEHMKRYNLPCYEWNIIDVATRTRFTAYSYELSSAFGFMFISLVALWLRTHNVRNIIKIRLDNGAEFCGGSERKLKQWNEMLSFLGVELNPIPPKAKHLMGIIENSHRADDEYFLMIHAERCKTKDEFIQRAQKWQDTWNFFRPHNGKGMNGRTPFEKFIASKSLVSSHIFQFPTLLLEDIMKKVGTFYSLFCNKFGGKYVFTTYLFKIYVKDLDARISYKIYIVSNYGLKF, translated from the coding sequence ATGAATATTATATCATACCACGAACTAAGAAAAATATCCCCTCAAAAAGCTAGAGAATTAGTTCGAAAAGTCTTTGAATCAAATAACAAAAACGTATCAAAAACTGCTAAAATATTAGGTGTATCAAGACATACCGTAAGAAGAGCTGTCTACGGTCCTCTTGAAGATAAATCAAAAAAACCTAAATCTTCTCCCAAAAAGCTTTCTTCTGAACTCGAAAATTTTATTGTCGAAGAGTCTAAAAAAACTGGTTTTAGATATAGACGTTTGTCTTTTTATCTTCTCAGAAAATATGGTATCAAAATAAGTGAAAACACAATAAAGTCAATTCTTAGAAGAAACTCTGTAGCTCGAAAAACAAAAAGAACAAAAAAAGGTGAAAGAAGTCTATACGATTATGAAACTCTTATCCCATTTTCTGAATTTCAGCTTGATACAAAACATCTTTTAGACAAAGAAAGTCTTCCCAAGGAGGTATATGAACATATGAAAAGATACAATTTGCCTTGCTATGAGTGGAACATAATAGATGTTGCAACAAGAACAAGATTTACAGCCTATTCTTACGAACTTTCATCCGCTTTTGGATTTATGTTCATATCCTTAGTTGCATTATGGTTAAGAACTCATAATGTAAGAAATATAATAAAGATCCGATTAGACAATGGAGCAGAATTTTGTGGAGGAAGCGAAAGAAAGTTAAAGCAGTGGAATGAGATGCTGTCATTTTTGGGTGTAGAACTAAATCCTATTCCACCAAAAGCAAAGCATTTAATGGGTATAATTGAAAATTCACATAGAGCTGATGATGAGTATTTTTTAATGATTCATGCTGAAAGATGTAAAACAAAAGATGAATTTATTCAAAGAGCCCAGAAATGGCAAGATACATGGAACTTTTTCAGACCTCATAATGGTAAAGGAATGAACGGGAGGACACCATTCGAAAAATTCATAGCTTCAAAATCTCTGGTCTCCTCCCATATATTTCAATTTCCTACATTACTTCTTGAGGATATTATGAAAAAAGTAGGCACCTTCTATTCTCTGTTCTGTAATAAATTTGGTGGTAAATATGTCTTCACCACGTACCTTTTTAAAATTTATGTAAAAGACTTAGATGCCAGAATTAGTTATAAAATCTATATTGTTTCAAACTATGGATTGAAATTTTGA